A stretch of the Streptosporangium sp. NBC_01755 genome encodes the following:
- a CDS encoding SIR2 family NAD-dependent protein deacylase: MGEAEWERLLDQLNSGDCTPFLGSGACAGTLPTGTALSRDMARRWDYPFDDDHDLPRVTQFAVMRYGDSVYVKRRICDELDAGGAPDFLDPLEPHGLLASFPLPVYLTTNYDDFILRSLEAVGKRPNVAVCPWNKGLAYAEELFSSEAGWNPKPEAPLIYHLHGNLQDPASIVLAEDDYLEFLTNLAVDGVAGGQRMLPTSILAALTRRPLLFIGYSLQDWTFRVLFHGLLKAVPGINRRRHVSVQLAPSIASTKADVLEVQRQLARYYEDWRISIFWGTAEEFCRELRRRMGPVP, translated from the coding sequence ATGGGGGAGGCCGAGTGGGAGCGCCTGCTCGACCAGTTGAACAGCGGAGACTGCACGCCGTTCCTGGGATCCGGGGCGTGTGCGGGCACTCTGCCGACCGGGACCGCGTTGAGCCGCGACATGGCGCGCCGATGGGACTATCCGTTCGACGACGACCATGATCTTCCTCGTGTGACGCAGTTCGCGGTGATGCGATATGGGGATTCCGTATATGTGAAGAGGCGGATCTGCGACGAGCTCGACGCCGGGGGCGCGCCCGACTTCCTGGATCCCCTCGAACCGCACGGCCTGCTCGCGAGCTTCCCGCTTCCGGTATATCTGACGACGAACTACGACGACTTCATCCTGCGCTCGCTCGAAGCCGTGGGAAAAAGACCGAATGTGGCCGTCTGTCCATGGAACAAAGGGCTGGCCTACGCCGAGGAGCTGTTCAGCAGCGAGGCAGGGTGGAATCCCAAGCCCGAGGCCCCGCTCATCTATCACCTGCACGGCAACCTGCAGGATCCGGCGTCGATAGTGCTGGCGGAGGACGACTATCTGGAGTTTCTCACCAACCTCGCGGTGGACGGTGTCGCGGGCGGCCAGCGGATGCTGCCCACCTCCATTCTCGCGGCGCTGACCAGGAGACCTCTGCTGTTCATCGGATACAGCTTGCAGGACTGGACATTTCGCGTGCTTTTCCATGGGTTGTTGAAAGCCGTTCCCGGCATCAACCGCCGCAGGCACGTGAGCGTCCAGCTCGCCCCCTCGATCGCCAGCACGAAGGCGGACGTGCTGGAAGTCCAGCGCCAGCTGGCCAGATACTACGAAGACTGGCGGATCTCCATCTTCTGGGGGACGGCGGAGGAGTTCTGCCGTGAGCTGCGCCGGCGGATGGGACCGGTGCCGTGA